From Haloarcula sp. CBA1127, a single genomic window includes:
- a CDS encoding O-acetylhomoserine aminocarboxypropyltransferase/cysteine synthase family protein, protein MTDDYGFGTRCVHAGQEEPDPATGARAPPIYQTSSYVFEDADTAADRYALNDDGNVYSRFDNPTVRMLENRIASLENAVDAVATGSGMAALDAGTFVLAANGDNIVTASSIYGGTHSYYSNTASRRGIETRFVDTLDPDAYAEAIDENTAYVHFETIGNPSLVVPPMEEIAEVAHDHGVPVFVDNTFGTPALCNPLDHGVDLLWESTTKWIHGSGTTVGGVLVDGGSFPWDEYPEKFPELGGENEAFGKNFSEAFGDRAFSVAARQRALRSLGDGQKPFDAWATLQGAETLSLRMERHCENAMAVAQHLEDHPEVAWVTYPGLESHETHDLAQQYLSGGFGGIVTFGLEAGYDAGRRFCEETDLAQFLANIGDAKTLVIHPASTTHAQLSEAEQRASGVTPDLLRFSVGIEDPEDIIADIDEAIERVT, encoded by the coding sequence ATGACCGACGACTACGGATTCGGGACGCGCTGTGTCCACGCCGGCCAGGAGGAGCCGGACCCGGCCACAGGGGCACGCGCGCCGCCCATCTATCAGACCTCGTCGTACGTCTTTGAGGACGCCGACACCGCGGCCGACCGGTACGCCCTGAATGACGACGGCAACGTCTACTCGCGGTTCGACAATCCCACCGTCCGGATGCTCGAAAACCGCATCGCCTCCCTCGAAAACGCCGTCGACGCCGTCGCGACGGGGTCGGGGATGGCCGCACTCGACGCCGGGACGTTCGTCCTCGCGGCCAACGGCGACAACATCGTGACGGCCTCCTCTATCTACGGCGGCACCCACTCCTATTACTCCAACACCGCCAGCCGCCGGGGTATCGAGACGCGGTTCGTCGACACGCTCGACCCGGACGCCTACGCTGAGGCCATCGACGAGAACACAGCCTACGTCCACTTCGAGACCATCGGCAACCCCTCGCTGGTCGTCCCACCGATGGAGGAAATCGCCGAGGTAGCCCACGACCACGGTGTGCCCGTCTTCGTCGACAACACGTTCGGAACGCCGGCCCTATGTAACCCGCTCGACCACGGCGTGGACCTCCTCTGGGAGTCGACGACGAAGTGGATCCACGGCTCCGGGACGACCGTCGGCGGCGTCCTCGTCGACGGCGGCTCGTTTCCCTGGGACGAGTACCCCGAAAAGTTCCCGGAACTCGGCGGCGAAAACGAGGCCTTCGGGAAGAACTTCTCCGAGGCCTTTGGCGACCGCGCCTTCTCCGTCGCCGCCCGTCAGCGCGCGCTCCGGTCGCTCGGCGACGGCCAGAAGCCCTTCGACGCCTGGGCGACACTCCAGGGCGCAGAAACCCTCTCTCTGCGGATGGAACGCCACTGCGAGAACGCGATGGCTGTCGCCCAGCACCTCGAAGACCACCCCGAGGTCGCCTGGGTCACCTATCCCGGGCTGGAGAGCCACGAGACCCACGACCTGGCACAGCAGTACCTCTCCGGTGGGTTCGGCGGCATCGTCACCTTCGGGCTGGAAGCCGGCTACGACGCTGGCCGACGGTTCTGTGAGGAGACGGACCTCGCCCAGTTCCTCGCGAACATCGGCGACGCGAAGACGCTGGTCATCCACCCGGCCTCGACTACCCACGCCCAGCTCAGTGAGGCGGAACAGCGCGCCAGCGGCGTGACCCCGGACCTCCTCCGGTTCAGCGTCGGCATTGAGGACCCAGAAGACATCATCGCAGATATTGACGAGGCCATCGAACGAGTCACATGA
- a CDS encoding MoxR family ATPase, with product MDHDTAGRTSRQILDAVGSAVIADDHFLETVMTGILARGHVLLEDVPGTGKTLTAQSFATALDLSFKRVQFTPDLLPSDITGSNVFNEATGEFDFQPGPVFANVVLADEINRAPPKTQAALLEAMGEKQVTVDGVTHDLPDPFFVIATQNPVEQEGTFGLPEAQRDRFIVKTSMGYPDFGGERELIDRRADRTAQAPSVTSVIDGERLPALQQTVESVTVDGTLRDYVIELGRATREDDRVDVGVSPRGIQRLFEATRAAAVLDGRDYAVPDDVKTVVEEAFAHRLVLTADAGVRGVDPATVVDDVLDRVEVPAVSPGR from the coding sequence ATGGACCACGACACTGCCGGACGAACCAGCCGACAGATTCTCGACGCCGTCGGCAGTGCCGTCATCGCTGACGACCACTTCCTCGAAACCGTCATGACCGGGATTCTCGCCCGGGGACACGTCCTGCTCGAAGACGTGCCGGGCACGGGGAAGACGCTCACCGCCCAGTCGTTCGCGACGGCGCTTGACCTCTCCTTCAAGCGGGTGCAGTTCACGCCGGACCTGCTCCCGTCCGACATCACCGGCTCGAACGTGTTCAACGAGGCCACCGGCGAGTTCGACTTCCAGCCCGGGCCCGTCTTCGCCAACGTTGTGCTGGCCGACGAGATCAACCGCGCGCCGCCCAAGACCCAAGCCGCACTGCTCGAAGCGATGGGGGAGAAGCAGGTGACCGTCGACGGTGTGACCCACGACCTCCCCGACCCGTTCTTCGTCATCGCCACGCAGAACCCCGTCGAACAGGAGGGGACCTTCGGCCTGCCCGAGGCCCAGCGGGACCGCTTCATCGTCAAAACGTCGATGGGCTATCCCGACTTCGGCGGCGAGCGCGAACTCATCGACCGGCGGGCCGACCGCACGGCCCAAGCCCCGAGCGTCACCAGCGTCATCGACGGCGAGCGGCTGCCGGCGCTCCAGCAGACTGTCGAATCGGTCACCGTCGACGGCACGCTCCGGGACTACGTTATCGAACTCGGCCGGGCCACCCGCGAGGACGACCGCGTGGACGTCGGCGTCTCCCCGCGTGGTATTCAGCGGCTGTTCGAGGCGACCCGCGCCGCCGCGGTCCTCGATGGCCGCGACTACGCCGTCCCAGACGACGTGAAAACCGTTGTCGAGGAGGCATTCGCCCACCGGCTCGTCCTGACCGCTGACGCGGGCGTCCGCGGCGTCGACCCGGCGACCGTCGTCGACGACGTGCTGGACCGCGTCGAAGTGCCGGCCGTCAGCCCCGGCCGCTGA
- a CDS encoding TrmB family transcriptional regulator, translating into MTELAELGLSNYEETAYRTLLVTGAVSASDLSDASGVPRGRIYDVLNGLEARGIVRTQSTDPTRYTPVDPETVVDRLLAERTRELASEFDRYRSVAASVRAELLPAPPVDSSFWLGSLGSEEMRAAMRRHVRTAREHVRATVGPPYERASWETLQTEVDAFLDGVGDGVRVDLLCSEAVLDVLPESLPDLLADRNAAVRSVPTVGVSFDVIDAAAVTVDVPDPLSPADRLGVVGITDSEVAAAFEARFERLWTEAEPLLGR; encoded by the coding sequence ATGACCGAACTGGCCGAACTCGGGCTCTCGAACTACGAGGAGACGGCGTATCGGACGCTGCTGGTGACCGGTGCGGTGTCCGCGAGCGACCTCTCCGACGCGAGCGGCGTCCCCCGGGGGCGGATCTACGACGTGCTCAACGGTCTCGAAGCCCGTGGGATAGTCCGGACCCAGTCGACCGACCCGACGCGGTACACCCCTGTCGACCCGGAGACGGTCGTCGACAGGCTGCTCGCGGAGCGGACCCGCGAACTGGCATCGGAGTTCGATCGGTACCGGTCCGTCGCCGCGTCCGTCAGGGCGGAGCTCCTGCCCGCGCCGCCCGTCGACAGCAGTTTCTGGCTCGGATCGCTCGGAAGCGAGGAGATGCGGGCGGCGATGAGACGGCACGTCAGGACCGCCCGAGAGCATGTCCGGGCGACCGTCGGTCCGCCGTACGAGCGCGCGTCGTGGGAGACGCTCCAGACCGAGGTCGACGCGTTCCTCGACGGTGTGGGTGATGGCGTGCGGGTCGACCTGCTCTGTAGCGAGGCGGTACTCGACGTACTTCCCGAGTCGCTCCCAGACCTGCTCGCCGACCGCAACGCGGCGGTCCGGTCGGTGCCAACGGTCGGGGTCTCCTTCGACGTGATCGACGCCGCGGCGGTGACGGTCGACGTTCCGGATCCGCTCTCGCCCGCCGACAGGCTCGGCGTGGTCGGAATCACCGATTCGGAGGTCGCGGCGGCGTTCGAGGCCCGCTTCGAGCGACTGTGGACCGAGGCGGAGCCGCTGCTGGGGCGGTAA
- a CDS encoding multidrug efflux SMR transporter, whose amino-acid sequence MNPYVLLGAAIASELLGTTALKLSEGFSNPVPSLGVVLGYGAAFYLVSLTLEELPIGVVYGTWAALGIVGVAAIGTVVFDEPVDPVGVVGIALIVAGVYCLNVLSSMAAH is encoded by the coding sequence ATGAATCCATACGTGTTGCTCGGGGCCGCAATCGCCTCAGAACTGCTCGGAACGACCGCGCTCAAGCTCTCGGAAGGGTTCTCGAATCCCGTTCCCAGCCTCGGCGTCGTCCTCGGCTACGGCGCGGCGTTCTACCTCGTCTCGCTGACCCTGGAGGAGCTCCCCATCGGCGTCGTCTACGGGACGTGGGCCGCATTGGGTATCGTCGGTGTCGCGGCTATCGGAACCGTCGTGTTCGACGAACCGGTCGACCCGGTCGGCGTCGTCGGGATCGCGCTTATCGTCGCTGGCGTGTACTGCCTCAACGTCCTGTCGTCGATGGCCGCCCACTGA
- a CDS encoding SHOCT domain-containing protein, with translation MTDRSPLERARDNATELASLAVTGFWLVALLTGQEWWLVALLVGYVVVVPLTEILLGESDDEPADETAHERDEPATSTDAEAEAEAPLDRLRRRYAEGELTDEQFERKLERLLETETLEDVEDATRDKREREFERS, from the coding sequence ATGACCGACCGGTCCCCGCTGGAGCGGGCCAGAGACAACGCGACGGAACTCGCCTCGCTGGCGGTCACCGGGTTCTGGCTCGTTGCTCTCCTCACCGGGCAGGAGTGGTGGCTCGTGGCGCTGCTCGTCGGCTACGTCGTGGTCGTCCCGCTCACCGAGATACTGCTCGGCGAGTCCGACGACGAACCGGCCGATGAGACCGCCCACGAGCGCGACGAGCCGGCGACGTCGACCGACGCCGAAGCGGAAGCCGAAGCCCCCCTCGACCGGCTGCGCCGCCGCTACGCCGAGGGCGAACTGACCGACGAGCAGTTCGAGCGGAAACTGGAGCGGCTGCTGGAGACGGAGACGCTGGAGGACGTTGAGGACGCGACTCGGGACAAGCGGGAACGGGAGTTCGAGCGGAGCTGA
- a CDS encoding DUF58 domain-containing protein, whose translation MHRRVRRWSGGLAAALFLVSVSLLTAEPLLLAATAIPLIYVAYGALSRVPAGTDLQAARSVSDAQPTPGEPVAVELTLTNTGSSSLTDLRVIDGVPEELAVVEGSPRLCTSLRPNESVTLSYAVMAKRGTYTFDAAAVRVRTLSASDEVTVDLPVAGDGTLTCSNTVSEVPMADATLPRAGTLPTDTGGSGLEFHSTRSYQPGDPVNRIDWRRYAKTDELTTIDYREEQAVRTVLVVDARPSARVTPEPGFPTGAELSAYAAERLFDALSRTSVVASVCAVGLAEEDVPGGLGPDGLAWVDASGGHAAAHARQIFDSVGRAAARQSDTDAADDADVSEDDQPEQLRGGATRVTTADGGTIEDPALLAVLARLPPTAQVVVFSPAADDWPVSLVSSLAVRDYPTTLVSPSLARGDSLGAAVAGTERTARLQRAELSGATVIDWDLDSPIDVALRASLADLFSV comes from the coding sequence ATGCATCGCCGCGTCCGGCGCTGGAGTGGCGGCCTCGCGGCCGCGCTGTTTCTCGTCAGCGTCTCGCTTTTGACCGCCGAGCCGCTGTTGCTCGCGGCGACCGCAATCCCGCTCATCTACGTCGCTTACGGCGCGCTCTCGCGGGTTCCGGCGGGAACTGACTTGCAAGCGGCACGGTCCGTCTCCGACGCACAGCCGACACCGGGTGAGCCGGTCGCGGTCGAACTCACCCTCACGAACACCGGCAGCAGTTCGCTGACCGATCTGCGGGTCATCGACGGCGTGCCCGAGGAACTCGCGGTCGTCGAGGGGTCGCCGCGGCTCTGTACGTCGCTGCGGCCCAACGAGAGCGTGACGCTGTCCTACGCTGTGATGGCAAAGCGCGGGACCTACACGTTCGACGCTGCCGCGGTGCGGGTGCGGACGCTATCGGCCAGCGACGAGGTGACCGTTGACCTGCCTGTGGCCGGCGACGGGACACTGACGTGCTCGAACACCGTCTCTGAGGTGCCGATGGCCGACGCAACACTCCCGCGGGCGGGCACACTTCCGACCGATACCGGCGGAAGCGGGCTTGAGTTCCACTCGACGCGCAGCTACCAGCCCGGCGACCCGGTCAACCGCATCGACTGGCGGCGCTACGCCAAGACTGACGAGCTGACCACTATCGACTATCGGGAGGAACAAGCCGTCAGGACGGTACTGGTCGTCGACGCCCGGCCGTCGGCCCGCGTGACGCCAGAGCCGGGATTCCCGACGGGGGCGGAGCTGTCGGCCTACGCCGCCGAGCGCCTGTTCGACGCGCTTTCCCGGACTAGCGTCGTCGCGAGTGTCTGTGCCGTCGGATTGGCTGAAGAGGACGTCCCCGGTGGTCTCGGTCCCGACGGGCTAGCGTGGGTCGACGCCTCGGGCGGCCACGCGGCCGCCCACGCAAGACAGATATTCGACAGCGTGGGCCGCGCCGCAGCTCGGCAGTCGGACACCGACGCGGCAGATGACGCTGACGTGTCCGAGGACGATCAACCAGAGCAGCTCAGGGGCGGAGCTACGAGGGTGACGACGGCCGACGGTGGGACCATCGAGGACCCGGCCCTGCTCGCGGTGCTCGCTCGGCTCCCGCCGACCGCGCAGGTGGTCGTCTTCTCGCCGGCCGCCGACGACTGGCCCGTTTCGCTGGTGTCGTCGCTTGCGGTTCGTGACTACCCGACGACGCTCGTCAGTCCGTCGCTGGCCCGCGGGGACTCGCTCGGCGCGGCTGTCGCCGGCACCGAACGCACCGCCCGGCTCCAGCGGGCCGAGCTGTCCGGCGCGACCGTCATCGACTGGGACCTTGACAGCCCAATCGACGTGGCGCTCCGTGCCTCGCTCGCCGACCTGTTCAGCGTGTAA